The proteins below are encoded in one region of Sminthopsis crassicaudata isolate SCR6 chromosome 1, ASM4859323v1, whole genome shotgun sequence:
- the NRBP2 gene encoding nuclear receptor-binding protein 2, translating into MAAPEPARRGREREDESEDESEILEESPCGRWQKRREQVNQGNMPGIQSTFLAMDTEEGVEVVWNELHFTDRKAFKAHEEKIQTMFEQLVLVDHPNIVKLHKYWLDTPESKARVIFITEYVSSGSLKQFLKKTKKNHKAMNARAWKRWCTQILSALSFLHSCSPPIIHGNLTSDTIFIQHNGLIKIGSVWHRVFSNAIPDDLRSPIRIEREEQRNLHFFPPEYGQVADGTAVDIFSFGMCALEMAVLEIQSNGDTRVTEEAIARARHSLSDPNMREFILSCLVLDPACRPSAHNLLFHRVLFEVHSLKLLAAHCFIQHQYLMPENVVEEKTKVIDLNMVMAEIHRTGRPRVQWRYSEVSFLELDKFLEDVRNGIYPLMNFAASRPLGLPRVLAPPPEDARKAKTPTPEPFDVETRKVVQMQCNMEMNEDRAQWHLTLLLVLEDKLHRQLSYDLLPTDSSKDLATELVHYGFIHEDDCEKLAAFLESTFHKYRSAPP; encoded by the exons ATGGCGGCCCCGGAGCCGGCGCGGCGGGGCCGGGAGCGGGAGGACGAGAGCGAGGACGAGAGTGAGATCCTGGAAGAGAGTCCGTGCGGCCGCTGGCAGAAGCGCCGGGAGCAG GTCAACCAGGGCAACATGCCAGGGATCCAGAGCACTTTCCTAGCCATGGATACTGAGGAGGGTGTGGAGGTTGTGTGGAATGAGCTGCACTTCACGGACAGAAAGGCCTTTAAGGCTCATGAG GAGAAGATCCAGACCATGTTTGAACAGCTGGTGCTTGTGGACCATCCCAACATTGTCAAACTGCACAAGTACTGGCTGGACACGCCAGAATCCAAGGCCCGG GTGATCTTCATCACTGAGTATGTCTCTTCAGGCAGCCTCAAGCAGTTTTTGAAGAAGACGAAAAAAAACCACAAGGCTATGAATGCCCGG GCCTGGAAACGCTGGTGTACACAGATTTTGTCTGCTCTCAG CTTTCTTCACTCGTGCAGCCCTCCCATCATTCATGGCAACTTGACCAGTGACACCATCTTCATCCAGCACAATGGCTTAATCAAGATTGGTTCTG tTTGGCATAGGGTATTCTCCAATG CAATTCCAGATGATCTCCGTAGCCCCATACGCATTGAGCGAGAGGAGCAGCGaaacttgcatttttttcccccgGAGTATGGCC AGGTTGCTGACGGGACAGCTGTGGACATCTTTTCCTTCGGGATGTGTGCACTGGAG ATGGCTGTGCTAGAAATCCAGTCCAATGGGGACACCCGAGTGACTGAAGAGGCCATTGCCCGTGCCCGTCATTCCCTGAGTGACCCTAATATGCGG GAGTTCATCCTGTCGTGCCTTGTCTTGGACCCAGCCTGCCGACCCTCTGCTCACAACCTTCTCTTCCACCGAGTGCTCTTTGAAGTTCACTCACTGAAGCTCTTGGCGGCCCATTGTTTCATCCAGCACCAAT ACCTGATGCCAGAAAATGTGGTAGAGGAAAAGACGAAAGTGATAGATCTCAACATGGTAATGGCTGAGATTCATCGGACTGGCCGGCCAAGAGTTCAGTGGCG GTACTCTGAGGTCTCCTTCTTAGAGTTGGACAAGTTCCTGGAAGATGTCAG GAATGGGATCTACCCACTCATGAACTTCGCTGCCTCCCGGCCCCTGGGACTTCCCCGAGTGCTGGCCCCTCCTCCCGAGGATGCCCGAAAAGCTAAGACCCCCACCCCAGAGCCTTTTGATGTGGAGACCAGGAAG GTTGTGCAAATGCAGTGCAACATGGAGATGAATGAGGACAGAGCTCAGTGGCAC CTCACTCTGCTCCTGGTCCTGGAAGACAAGTTACACCGACAACTGAGCTATGATCTCCTGCCAA CTGACAGTTCCAAGGATCTAGCTACAGAGCTGGTTCATTATGGCTTCATTCATGag GATGATTGTGAAAAACTGGCTGCCTTTCTGGAGAGTACCTTCCACAAATATCGTTCAGCCCCACCCTGA